A genomic region of Raphanus sativus cultivar WK10039 chromosome 6, ASM80110v3, whole genome shotgun sequence contains the following coding sequences:
- the LOC108810261 gene encoding EPIDERMAL PATTERNING FACTOR-like protein 5, producing MGVVLRRYHRCFISTLVVFTLLFLSFPSSATASRDQDLRGGLVESRKETVGQGLPSWIVDQKRLGGPGSAPPICRSKCGKCEPCKAVHVPIQAGLVAPLEYYPEAWRCKCGNKIFMP from the exons ATGGGCGTCGTCCTCCGTCGCTACCACCGTTGTTTCATATCAACTCTCGTTGTCTTTACTCTCCTTTTCCTTTCTTTCCCCTCCTCCGCAACCGCCTCTCGTGATCAAGATCTTA GGGGAGGGCTTGTGGAGAGTAGGAAGGAGACAGTGGGGCAGGGTTTACCGAGTTGGATCGTAGATCAGAAGCGGTTAGGTGGTCCGGGATCTGCGCCTCCGATTTGTAGATCGAAGTGCGGGAAGTGTGAGCCGTGTAAAGCAGTTCACGTTCCGATTCAAGCAGGTCTTGTTGCGCCATTGGAGTATTACCCCGAAGCTTGGCGCTGCAAGTGTGGCAACAAAATCTTCATGCCCTAA